Proteins from one Podospora pseudocomata strain CBS 415.72m chromosome 4, whole genome shotgun sequence genomic window:
- the NTF2 gene encoding Nuclear transport factor 2 (EggNog:ENOG503P3YM; COG:U; BUSCO:EOG09265BCT) has protein sequence MAFDFQGIATQFVTHYYTTFDTDRKALAGLYRENSMLTFESAQALGTANIAEKLTNLPFQKVKHHFDTADAQPTATGGIVILVTGQLLVDEEANPLKFSQAFQLVQDPQGQWFVFNDIFKLVFG, from the exons ATGGCTT TCGATTTCCAGGGAATTGCTA CGCAGTTCGTCACCCACTACTACACCACCTTTGATACCGACCGCAAGGCCCTGGCTGGTCTCTAC AGAGAGAACTCCATGTTGACCTTTGAGTCTGCGCAAGCCCTCGGTACCGCCAACATTGCTGAGAAGCTCACC AACCTCCCATTCCAGAAGGTTAAGCACCACTTCGACACTGCTGATGCCCAGCCCACCGCCACTGGTGGTATTGTGATCTTGGTCACTGGCCAGCTCTTG gttgacgaggaggccaaCCCTCTCAAGTTCTCCCAGGCTTTCCAGCTCGTTCAGGATCCTCAGGGCCAGTGGTTCGTTTTCAACGATATCTTCAAGCTCGTTTTCGGTTAA
- the TVP18 gene encoding Golgi apparatus membrane protein tvp18 (COG:U; EggNog:ENOG503P2YX): MTLKEEFQTRNFSIYGQWLGILSMILCFALGLSNMISSIFSLNIVIIAFSILAMVFSFVILFVEVPLLLRICPTSSSFDAAIRKISTNYMRAGAYGVMALVIWLSCISTRTSLIAAAVFLTLTGACYGLAGAKGQAFVGSKTLGGQGVAQMIV; the protein is encoded by the exons ATGACCCTGAAAGAAGAATTCCAAACCCGCAACTTCA GCATCTACGGCCAATGGCTAGGAATCCTCTCCATGATCCTCTGCTTCGCCCTTGGCCTCTCCAACatgatctcctccatcttctccctcaacattgtcatcatcgccttctccatcctcgccatggTTTTCTCCTTTGTTATCCTCTTCGTCGaagtccccctcctcctccgcatctgtcctacttcctcctcctttgaCGCGGCAATCCGCAAGATCTCGACAAACTACATGCGTGCGGGGGCGTACGGAGTTATGGCGCTGGTGATCTGGTTGAGTTGCATCAGCACTCGGACGAGCTTGATCGCTGCGGCGGtgttcttgaccttgacggGGGCGTGTTATGGGTTGGCGGGGGCGAAGGGGCAGGCTTTTGTTGGGAGTAAGACGCTTGGCGGGCAGGGGGTGGCGCAGATGATtgtgtga
- a CDS encoding hypothetical protein (COG:S; EggNog:ENOG503NWTT), whose protein sequence is MSATTAQQPPVIPPRPSRSQERAPLPMVPPRPANRRFQRSISPNPDRFAPSPLNESPLVKSKSLHPGGRTHGDPIPRSTSVDLPSLGEEGAEYANLAQESSPSNEESTSPEHTRTVGEDVKLHAPKPSLPAASAKQRVMAVTRTDSDRAAAFGIGRPSSNDDSAGALPSNRSLKKKASTTSQLSAKSDIDDEHGIPEIGIQVPMLKHAGDVQAPSPAPSTVEKKHHSRRSSSRGNLPPGSYGLHGHGVGPQDKLDKAYFEKHPELLKKEHVLHHYDRVKDFSMSSEELNKIVRETITRGSGLGVKNYSGTPTDQVAWQALEESTSRVASPGPASPKKPSSVISDSDKDKEARRPSSISDVIHVEEPNRRRSVMFSDNESPAVEEEAYEAPILAEDEVAKDPSPYVHQPAVELPNEDQPTSRPTSRPASIYKEHSFEHRSTPLEDVEEYEPLFEDDDKVVKKEPVKEEKPKSVKKQRFPSADIWEDAPSSVYYTAEVSTPDLFEGEDKSENAASIVPPTRDGETPAQAFARHQEELAEKEVRERGADGFIPGRSAKPLWVKHQPHLASETKAAGRPGMHNRFPSRDVWEDTPESLQLETTVSTPQQDDSVPSPVETSSPTTAAKKPEIPARPKPKVSGDDNKPAIPERPKPAIPVRPVKAGPTSGGLEPAEAAAPPKQKPAVPARPVGGKIAALQAGFMNDLNRRLQLGPQAPVKKEEPAEEKEEEEKKEKAPLVDARKGRARGPQRRAPSAKQEPPKEAPKPTVIFGVSSAFTFFEIDPEEGELSVGAGHPSLGEPESPVEKTVEEQVLVEEKREETPVVEEKKEPEPVPEAKVEETKAEEPKAEEPKEEPKVEESKEELEEKPKPEAEPEKEEEPASKPGIIETVKSLVTNMAGETIVQEKVEQDEEKKTVESATAEEK, encoded by the coding sequence ATGTCCGCTACAACggctcagcaacctcctgTCATACCCCCGAGACCCTCGAGGAGTCAAGAGAGAGCACCCCTTCCAATGGTCCCTCCACGCCCTGCCAACCGGCGCTTCCAGCGCTCAATAAGTCCCAACCCGGACCGATTTGCTCCCTCGCCGCTCAACGAGAGCCCTCTCGTCAAGTCCAAGTCCCTCCATCCTGGCGGCCGTACCCATGGGGATCCCATTCCCCGTTCCACCTCCGTCGACCTCCCCTCTCTCGGCGAAGAGGGTGCCGAGTATGCCAACCTGGCCCAAGAATCGAGCCCTTCCAATGAGGAGAGCACCAGTCCCGAGCACACCCGCACCGTCGGCGAGGATGTCAAGCTTCATGCGCCCAAGCCATCTCTGCCTGCCGCCAGCGCCAAGCAGCGCGTGATGGCGGTTACCCGTACCGACAGCGACCGTGCTGCCGCCTTTGGCATTGGCAGACCCAGCAGCAACGACGATTCCGCCGGCGCCTTGCCCTCGAACCGCAgcctcaagaagaaggccagcaCAACCAGTCAGCTGTCCGCCAAGAGTGATATCGATGACGAGCATGGCATTCCCGAGATTGGTATCCAGGTTCCCATGCTCAAGCATGCCGGTGATGTCCAGGCTCCTTCACCTGCTCCTTCCACCGTCGAGAAGAAGCACCACAGTCGTCGGTCGTCCAGTCGTGGCAACCTGCCCCCTGGTAGCTACGGCTTGCACGGCCATGGTGTTGGTCCCCAGgacaagctcgacaaggccTACTTCGAGAAGCACCCCGAGCTTCTCAAGAAGGAGCATGTACTACACCACTATGATCGTGTCAAGGACTTTTCCATGAGCAGTGAGGAGCTGAACAAGATCGTCCGTGAGACCATCACCCGTGGTTCTGGTCTTGGCGTCAAGAACTACTCTGGCACCCCCACCGATCAGGTCGCCTGGCAAGCCCTGGAAGAGTCGACCTCCCGTGTCGCCTCGCCTGGTCCTGCTTCTCCCAAGAAGCCCTCTTCAGTGATCTCTGACTcagacaaggacaaggaagCCCGTCGCCCTTCTTCCATCAGTGACGTCATTCACGTCGAGGAGCCCAACCGCCGGAGGTCTGTGATGTTCAGCGACAACGAGTCGCccgccgttgaggaggaggcttaCGAGGCGCCCATCctggccgaggacgaggttgccAAGGACCCGTCACCCTATGTTCACCAGCCTGCTGTTGAGCTTCCCAACGAAGATCAGCCTACTAGCCGCCCCACCAGTAGGCCTGCCAGCATCTACAAGGAGCATTCCTTTGAGCACCGCTCCACTCCccttgaggatgttgaggagtACGAGCCCCTTTTTGAGGACGATGacaaggttgtcaagaaggagcccgtcaaggaggagaagcccaagaGCGTCAAGAAGCAGCGTTTCCCTAGCGCGGATATCTGGGAGGACGCACCCAGCTCCGTCTACTACACGGCTGAGGTGTCTACCCCGGATCTCTTTGAAGGCGAAGACAAGTCAGAAAATGCCGCCAGCATTGTTCCTCCCACCAGAGATGGAGAAACTCCCGCTCAGGCATTTGCCCGCCACCAGGAGGAActggccgagaaggaggtcaGGGAACGCGGAGCCGATGGCTTCATCCCCGGCCGGAGCGCGAAGCCGCTCTGGGTCaagcaccaaccccatcttGCCAGCGAAACCAAGGCTGCGGGCCGTCCCGGTATGCACAACCGCTTCCCTAGTCGGGACGTTTGGGAGGATACCCCAGAGTCCCTCCAGCTCGAGACCACCGTCTCCACTCCCCAGCAAGACGACTCTGTTCCTTCGCCAGTTGAAACCTCTTCTCCTACCACTGCCGCCAAGAAGCCCGAGATCCCCGCTCgtcccaagcccaaggtctCCGGTGACGACAACAAGCCCGCCATCCCCGAGCGTCCCAAACCCGCGATTCCTGTCCGTCCCGTCAAGGCCGGCCCTACCTCTGGCGGGCTAGAACCTGCTGAGGCGGCTGCGCCCCCAAAGCAAAAGCCTGCTGTCCCGGCTAGACCAGTTGGTGGCAAGATCGCGGCGTTGCAGGCCGGGTTTATGAATGATCTTAATAGACGTCTGCAGCTCGGCCCTCAGGCgccggtgaagaaggaggagccggcggaggagaaggaggaggaagagaagaaggagaaggcgccgCTTGTTGATgcgagaaaggggagggCTAGAGGTCCGCAGAGACGGGCACCCAGTGCCAAGCAGGAGCCTCCCAAGGAAGCGCCTAAACCTACTGTCATCTTTGGTGTGTCATCGGCGTTTACTTTCTTTGAGATTGATCCTGAAGAGGGTGAGCTCAGTGTTGGTGCTGGGCATCCCAGTCTTGGAGAGCCTGAATCGCCGGTTgagaagacggtggaggagcaggttcttgttgaggagaagagggaggagactCCTGTTgtagaggagaagaaggagccaGAACCGGTGCCAGAAgccaaggttgaggagaCCAAGGCCGAGGAACCTAAGGCTGAGGAGCCCAAGGAGGAGCCCAAGGTTGAAGAATCCAAGGAAGAACTGGAGGAGAAACCAAAACCCGAGGCGGAGCCtgaaaaggaagaagaacccGCCTCGAAACCGGGCATCATCGAGACGGTCAAGTCTCTGGTCACCAACATGGCTGGGGAGACGATTGTccaggagaaggtggagcaggatgaggagaagaagacggttGAGTCTGCTACTGCTGAGGAGAAGTAA
- a CDS encoding hypothetical protein (COG:S; EggNog:ENOG503NZ70) encodes MTSPTAFSDFNPSSIAEFMPFPATCIPSSSRAPVQAAPTDIYNASFPWSSSVSPDSFPLADSGLADRSWIPLDQYNSSRAYMTDVVVSVFLIPLNMDRSSLRPTSLQKSVPHESWIDSVPFPKLRDNLIMYQDVYNTTEFYNNIANGGSQGYQDDEVDMVLCDPWGEEGWEMSEGFVRKWGPLLEGCEMLVRVTQV; translated from the coding sequence ATGACTAGTCCAACCGCATTCTCCGACTTCAACCCATCCTCTATCGCCGAATTCATGCCATTTCCGGCCACCTGCATCCCGTCAAGCAGCAGAGCCCCAGTTCAGGCGGCACCAACAGACATCTATAATGCGTCGTTCCCTTGGTCTTCGTCGGTCTCTCCTGATTCCTTCCCGCTTGCAGACTCTGGTTTGGCGGACCGTTCCTGGATACCGCTGGACCAATATAACTCGTCGAGGGCGTATATGACCGACGTGGTCGTGAGCGTCTTTCTCATACCCCTAAATATGGACCGAAGCTCCCTGCGGCCGACATCATTGCAGAAAAGCGTTCCACACGAGAGTTGGATCGACTCGGTGCCTTTTCCCAAGCTTCGAGATAACCTGATCATGTACCAAGACGTGTATAACACGACTGAATTTTACAATAACATCGCGAACGGCGGGTCTCAGGGGTATCAGGATGACGAGGTGGACATGGTGCTGTGTGATCCGtggggcgaggagggatgggagATGAGTGAAGGTTTTGTAAGAAAATGGGGCCCCCTACTGGAAGGCTGTGAAATGTTGGTGAGGGTAACACAAGTATAG
- a CDS encoding hypothetical protein (EggNog:ENOG503P60V; COG:S): MSTDNTITITSPDRLGPHGRYRPGRVLTLFKHRAPGPWGTHYNGEPPRRYSHVGHNHQQHPGPKSSSLTDHIATRNFNDLENEGGPHVVICYMDNKPNNTFVAKIYDGVDRPPHGNPGCDLRMKGKACYEYLDCMARVELDYATETHAVFVLFFFGEGKGLKVIVPQFNGSFTFEVETHVPEWTARWVRMVLMDHYKGAETMEEKIGRARTIDGTVGHGMLPDEKTRLDILRKVSEASHKMWWNVEIGINALGPGKVLILSDGSVKLFGFTRAFVYRWMDQDVFAHPNHRGDRAMMGLPAERLKP, encoded by the exons ATGAGCAcagacaacaccatcaccatcacctcgcCCGACCGCCTTGGTCCACATGGACGCTACCGCCCCGGCCGcgtcctcaccctcttcaaaCATCGAGCACCCGGGCCATGGGGTACACACTACAATGGTGAACCTCCCCGTCGTTACTCCCACGTCGgccacaaccaccagcagcaccccgGCCCCAAAAGCAGCTCCCTCACCGACC ACATCGCCACCCGCAACTTTAACGATTTGGAAAACGAAGGGGGACCGCACGTGGTGATTTGCTACATGGacaacaaacccaacaacacGTTCGTCGCGAAGATATACGACGGGGTGGATCGCCCACCCCACGGCAACCCAGGGTGTGATCTTCggatgaaggggaaggcgTGCTACGAGTATTTGGACTGcatggcgagggtggagcTTGATTACGCTACCGAGACGCACGC TGTTTTcgtcctttttttttttggggaggggaagggtcTGAAGGTTATCGTCCCCCAGTTTAATGGGAGTTTTACTTTTGAGGTGGAGACGCACGTCCCGGAGTGGACggcgaggtgggtgaggatggtgttgatggatcATTACAAGGGGGCGGAGAcgatggaggagaagattggGAGGGCTCGTACCATTGATGGGACGGTGGGTCATGGTATGCTTCCTGATGAGAAGACTCGGTTGGATATTCTACGGAAGGTGTCGGAGGCGAGTCATAAAATGTGGTGGAATGTTGAGATTGGGATCAATGCTCTTGGCCCGGGCAAGGTGTTGATTCTGAGTGATGGGAGTGTCAAGCTGTTTGGCTTTACTCGTGCGTTTGTGTACAGATGGATGGACCAGGATGTTTTTGCTCATCCTAATCACCGTGGGGATAGGGCGATGATGGGCCTACCcgcggagaggttgaagccCTGA
- a CDS encoding hypothetical protein (EggNog:ENOG503P2SB; COG:S), with product MAQRNTVAAGEDDEFALLSHQWSQITSGLRALLRETKKGVVYLLTSRTVQRSLIWSILLLTAAVILYLVAAVVYVASYYVYLPKQVHEQEVYLHYGYGQNPVALTSLKLLPDQPYDISVSLTLPLTPENTKRGNFMVLIHLLDTDLTEHTPAGGAGMYNPVVLMDKTTGQTDLVTSLSLGPLMKSSTVLLTSARPAIIPYTDPLVSLAKRILFLPYHVLFTQRADATMLEVKMVEGVAFGSGRGDSWLRKGQGQGEKMPRSMVVEVQAGQGLGVYECRVEIVARLRGLRWVMYEWRILSFFGITGLFWAVEMGCLALGILLLGGIRGSDQQKQIEDWEPRQEPTLERSLIKEEDEMSDTERTFPTGTGEPPLRYESSSALEGKIKKEEGDEGLDLLMTKLPDFGEQGDDEEDGEGSDWKDSGIGTSTNYSDAAKGEAGPRRRRVSKS from the exons ATG GCCCAACGCAACactgttgccgccggcgaAGACGACGAATTTGCCCTCCTATCCCACCAATGGAGCCAGATCACATCCGGGCTCCGCgcgttgttgagggagacgaagaagggggttgtttaCCTGTTGACGTCTAGGACTGTTCAGAGGAGTTTGATATGGTCGATTTTGCTACTCACCGCGGCTGTCATACTATATCTTGTTGCTGCGGTGGTCTACGTGGCCTCTTACTATGTTTACCTGCCCAAACAGGTGCATGAGCAGGAGGTTTATCTGCATTATGG ATACGGCCAAAACCCGGTCGCGTTAACAAGCCTGAAGCTCCTCCCTGACCAACCGTACGATATATCGGTTTCGTTGACGCTGCCTCTGACGCCGGAGAATACAAAGAGGGGGAATTTCATGGTGCTGATCCACTTGCTGGATACGGACCTGACGGAGCACACACCTgctgggggggcggggatgTATAATCCTGTTGTGTTGATGGATAAGACGACCGGGCAGACGGATTTGGTGACGAGTCTCAGTTTGGGGCCGTTGATGAAGTCCTCGACGGTGTTATTGACAAGTGCGAGGCCGGCAATTATTCCTTATACTGATCCGTTGGTTTCGTTGGCGAAGAGGATATTGTTTTTGCCGTATCACGTGTTGTTTACGCAACGGGCGGATGCTACGAtgttggaggtgaagatggtggagggggtggcttttgggagtgggaggggtgacTCTTGGTTGAGAAAGGGGCAGGGAcagggggagaagatgccAAGGAgtatggtggtggaggtgcaggCTGGGCAGGGATTGGGGGTATATGAATGCCGGGTCGAAATTGTGGCCAGGTTGAGGGGATTGAGGTGGGTGATGTATGAATGGCGTATCCTGTCGTTTTTTGGAATCACGGGGCTGTTttgggcggtggagatggggtgtTTGGCGTTGGGGATTCTGCTTCTCGGGGGTATTCGTGGTAGCGATCAACAAAAGCAGATTGAAGACTGGGAACCGAGACAGGAACCGACGCTGGAACGGAGTCTGATtaaggaggaagatgagatgTCGGATACGGAAAGAACATTTCCTACTGGGACGGGAGAACCGCCGTTGAGGTATGAGAGTTCGTCGGCGCTGGAGGGGAAGATtaagaaggaggaaggcgacgAGGGATTGGACCTCTTAATGACCAAATTGCCAGATTTTGGTGAAcagggggatgatgaggaggatggggaggggagcgaTTGGAAGGACTCGGGCATTGGGACGAGTACGAATTATAGTGATGCTGCAAAAGGGGAGGcagggccgaggaggagaagggtgagTAAGTCATAA
- the HOF1 gene encoding formin-binding protein (COG:D; EggNog:ENOG503NVT9), translating to MTADYNDGPAVALSFANNFWGKDDAGVGPLLERMANAKLTCDELKNFYSARASIEDDYARKLLSLCRKNLGSQETGTLRQSLDIVRAEVESMGKQHQHIAQQMKSELEEPLAAFAGGMKERRKIVQNTVEKLLKTKVQQTQMVNKTRDKYEQECLKIKGYLAQGHMVMGQEERKNKAKLEKTQISLAASNAEYEAAVRALEETTARWNREWKAAADKFQDLEEERLDFTKSSLWQFANIASTVCVSDDSSCEKIRLSLEHMEVEKDIITFITEKGTGQEIPDAPKYINFCRGDMDSQSEVSDDDNYSVAQFSRSINPAFRSSSPQPSTFESHHDPNSALARKLHGDPEPARGQAAALPQKAIAAAVPVIPQQDLKQDQRRAAPRGYQSPQASNMDYDPNEFAPVPHDPYPMDGMTMLCRPTASDLSTAPSATSARPSSRGSHSETSFSSQEPPQQAMAPVKQQQQQPPAQQRQPPVQQQQQQPPQQLQQQQQPQQGSESPDKKVIKKKSGFFGNNSPFRRKSTKEVAPNSRNTWHPTNNQRPQLTGAFNKSNDQVITPDRSVSPDPIAANASLALNVGGNVFQVDDTARQKQQASPATPEDDPIAMALAELKGVTSGSNKMNGSGGGGRVSADHYHGIATPAPGGRSGAMSVSGNSAVVAAMRGTPPPSYDQQVQVQRLGVPPPAVTSKAMKAASEKFQTQTRSLFDGGRPGSGGGGGGDYARSMSRPGTRGNDTVRAASPAPTRSASPRPGSRASPSVGYGNGSASPNMFSSSTGSQHQSQQHRGSVSSQQQHRGSYSGRYEQPGRGSPSVMGDGRSASPAPYSQRPASSMSGHQNHSMALSVAGSIPTGGGGDEGSLYGGSQRGRHGRSNTAGNVRAGSSGNVVASNMSLYEGSGGNGGASRARSKSVAAGGAGGRDRQVGDPGTYTRDGRAIMHFARALYMYQAAIPEELGFAKGDVLAVLRHQDDGWWEATVQGGNGQVGLVPSNYLQPLS from the exons ATGACGGCCGATTACAACGATGGGCCGGCCGTCGCCCTTTCTT TCGCCAACAACTTCTGGGGTAAAGACGATGCTGGTGTCGGACCCCTGCTCGAGCGCATGGCAAACGCCAAGCTCACATGCGATGAACTCAAGAACTTCTACAGCG CCCGCGCATCTATCGAAGACGATTACGCCCGAAAACTACTCTCGCTATGCCGCAAGAACCTGGGTTCGCAGGAGACGGGGACTTTGAGACAGTCGCTGGATATTGTCCGGGCTGAAGTCGAGTCGATGGGCAAACAGCATCAGCATATCGCGCAGCAAATGAAGAGCGAACTCGAGGAACCCCTGGCTGCGTTTGCTGGTGGGATGAAGGAGCGACGAAAGATTGTGCAGAACACGGTggagaagctgctcaagACCAAGGTGCAGCAGACGCAGATGGTCAACAAGACGAGAGACAAGTACGAGCAGGAGTGTCTCAAGATCAAGGGCTACCTCGCGCAAGGGCACATGGTCATGGGccaagaggagagaaagaataAGGcgaagttggagaagacaCAGATCAGCTTGGCTGCCTCCAACGCCGAGTACGAGGCTGCGGTCAGGGCGCTGGAGGAGACAACGGCGAGGTGGAACAGGGAGTGGAAGGCGGCGGCTGACAAGTTCCAGGATTTAGAGGAGGAGCGCTTGGATTTCACCAAGAGCAGCCTCTGGCAGTTTGCGAATATTGCATCGACTGTCTGCGTTAGTGACGACTCTTCCTGCGAAAAGATCAGGCTGTCCCTGGAACAtatggaggtggagaaggacaTAATAACGTTCATCACCGAGAAGGGGACTGGTCAGGAGATCCCAGATGCGCCAAAGTACATCAACTTTTGCCGGGGGGATATGGATTCCCAGTCGGAGGTGTCGGACGATGATAATTATTCGGTCGCGCAGTTTTCGAGGAGTATAAACCCGGCTTTCCGCTCTTCGTCGCCACAACCCTCGACTTTTGAGTCTCATCACGATCCGAACTCGGCATTGGCACGGAAGCTTCATGGTGATCCTGAGCCGGCACGAGGCCAAGCGGCGGCGTTGCCTCAGAAGGCGATTGCTGCTGCGGTCCCGGTTATTCCCCAGCAAGACTTGAAACAAGATCAACGGAGGGCAGCGCCTAGAGGCTATCAGTCTCCTCAAGCCAGCAACATGGACTACGACCCCAACGAGTTCGCGCCTGTTCCTCACGATCCCTACCCAATGGATGGCATGACCATGCTCTGCCGGCCCACAGCTTCAGACCTCAGCACGGCGCCATCTGCCACATCAGCCCGACCCTCTAGCAGAGGCTCCCACAGCGAGACGTCCTTCTCTAGTCAAGAACCGCCCCAGCAAGCCATGGCGCCCGtcaaacagcagcagcagcagccaccagcccaacagcGCCAACCCCCtgtccaacaacagcaacagcaaccacctcaacaactccaacaacagcaacagccccAACAAGGCAGTGAGTCCCCCGACAAAAaggtcatcaagaagaagagcgggTTCTTTGGAAACAACAGTCCCTTCCGCAGAAAGAGCACCAAGGAAGTCGCCCCCAACAGCAGAAACACCTGGcaccccaccaacaaccagcgTCCCCAGCTCACGGGGGCTTTTAACAAGAGCAACGACCAGGTCATCACCCCCGACCGAAGCGTCAGTCCCGATCCCATTGCTGCCAATGCTAGCCTCGCACTCAACGTGGGAGGAAACGTCTTCCAGGTTGACGACACTGCTCGTCAAAAACAGCAAGCTTCGCCGGCTACACCAGAAGACGACCCAATTGCTATGGCGCTTGCGGAGCTGAAGGGGGTGACGTCGGGGAGTAACAAGATGAATGgtagcggtggtgggggaagggtgtCGGCAGATCACTATCATGGTATTGCCACGCCCGCTCCTGGAGGGAGGTCGGGAGCGATGAGTGTAAGCGGGAACAgcgctgttgttgctgccatgAGGGggacgccgccgccaagtTATGATCAGCAGGTTCAGGTTCAGCGGTTGggggtgccgccgccggcggtcACGTCCAAGGCGATGAAGGCGGCTTCGGAGAAGTTTCAGACGCAGACGAGGAGCTTGTTTGATGGGGGACGGCCGGGgtctggggggggtggtgggggggattATGCTAGGAGTATGTCGAGGCCGGGGACGAGGGGGAATGATACGGTCAGGGCGGCGAGTCCGGCGCCGACGAGGAGTGCTAGTCCTAGACCGGGGTCGAGGGCTAGTCCCAGTGTCGGGTATGGGAATGGGAGTGCGAGTCCGAATATGTTTTCGAGTTCGACGGGGAGTCAGCATCAGAGTCAGCAGCATCGGGGGTCTGTGTcgtcacagcagcagcatagGGGGAGTTATTCTGGTCGGTATGAGCAGCCCGGGAGGGGGTCGCCGAGCGTGATGGGTGACGGGAGGAGTGCGAGCCCGGCGCCGTATAGTCAGAGGCCGGCGAGTAGTATGTCGGGACACCAGAATCATTCGATGGCGCTTTCGGTGGCGGGGTCGATCCcgacgggtggtggtggggatgaggggagTTTGTATGGGGGGAGTCAGAGGGGGAGGCATGGGAGGAGCAATACGGCCGGGAACGTCAGGGCGGGGAGCAGTGGGAATGTGGTGGCGAGCAATATGAGTTTGTATgaggggagtggtgggaaTGGAGGGGCGAGCAGGGCGAGGAGCAagagtgttgctgctgggggggctggggggagggataggcAGGTGGGAGATCCGGGGACGTATACTAGGGATGGGAGGGCTATTATGCATTTTG CTCGAGCACTGTATATGTACCAAGCGGCGATtccggaggagctggggtttGCAAAGGGGGATGTTTTGGCTGTGTTGAGGCATCaggatgatgggtggtgggaggcgACGGTGCAGGGTGGGAATGGgcaggttgggttggtgccCAGTAACTATTTGCAGCCTCTGAGTTAG